The Helianthus annuus cultivar XRQ/B chromosome 11, HanXRQr2.0-SUNRISE, whole genome shotgun sequence region gcACACTTTGTGTCATAGAATGCATGCAACACTTTACGAACTTGAACTAATTGaaaatacgtgcatactataggacttgactgatttcttgtgagcacatagtttagcataccgagcaaaccaaggtgagttcacactctttccaaggcatgggattcccaagggttgggaatgggttaatgaTTTAAACGGTAACTACAAccatcctccgtgggtaggatgccaagaatacacactggaccaaacctctatcatgaagtccctcatttatatcgacttaatcgccgaggcctatggcgagcgggtcattagttaatagcgctattaggtttaacaaacctcacaccgtgttgTTCGAACaagcgtgtactaatggactatgggcaaagggtcaatgctgatagacattgacttagggcacctcttacattttcgtagcagtcgatacacacaGTTTagtaacatgggaagcccccactaatcttcgcacacatgtctgggagaccgcgatacgaattaatacgatacatggtttacaaaacgaacatatgatttaggaaacgaatactataactaaacaataaactgtgaactcgctcaactttgttgttgactcgttgttacatgccttgcaagtcgttaggtactcatggagcttgcacagggaggcgcggtcgttgtgggacatggcagtgtgtgccatgctaaaaacattactttatttcgtacttaatacttacattgggttttacaattatacttccgctaaacacttaactatgtttttgatttgaaacacctttcatattgtgtggttgaattttacttattacttgttatgttcaatatgattggtggcttgattctggtcagtcacgcctccaggcggtggtactccgcgtgtggattttgggggtgtgacaatgggtcgaaacggttcggatcAAAACGGTACGGTTTGAAACAGTGCGGGTCGAAGCAGtcgaagattccaatgaatttactttaattccttcacataCAGTAAGGATTTTGAACTCATTTAGttaaagaaatttgaaggaattcatgtctaattacaattacaattccaattccaattttattgtcaaccaaacacatgaaAATTGGAATTGTGATTCCAATTTCATCAAATTCTGTAAACCAAACATCTTAAGGAAGAGAtggaattcaaattccaattccctTAAATTCCATTGAATTCCTGCGAACCAAACGCCCCTTAAGTATTTCCTTGAGACCCATGTATCAATACTTCTTTTTACCGTTCTATACTACACCATTTTTACATGCACTTACGTTATCATTGTAGAGCGTGTGGTCAATACTCTCAACCATCAAGCACGCCCACCACACTTTTGAAAGAGCCATCCTTAGGAAAAGAAGACCATCCTTATATTAAACAagctaaggggttgtttgtttcaCCTCTTGAtgagctcttaatggttcagacttttTACTGGTTCAGACTATTTTGTTttgcgagcagatgtctgaattgtttggacatttgcctctgaatggttacgcgttatactaagtctgaatggttaaaacctcctatctgaattggtcagacatttgcctctaaatggttaagcattatactagctcttaatataattcagacttcttactggtttagcacttacctattcagaagttgtcaaacagcAACAAAGAAAAACATTAAGATAAGGTGCACAACCTTGCTGAAGAATGCACAGTTATGTTAATTAAacagaaaacaataaaaacgatgaGAAACGGGTGCTCTTGGAAGAACAAGAATGTAGTGAAACTTTTAAACCTCTACTACTTAAAAGCAACAAACAAAAAAAGCATCTAAAAATGtgaaagtttttaataaaaagtTTTTGAGATAAAAAGTTTTTTGATATAAAATATAAATCATCGAACATCTCAAAAGATCAGGGGGAAAGGTTCACAAAACATGCATCTCTCAAATTGACAGTTAAATAAACAATCAATCAAGAGATCAATAGTTCGCTTGCGCGATATACAATCATTCTCTTTAACAAGATTAGCAAAATGCAACATAAAATCACAACCCAAACACTTGTTTTAAAACCAAAAACACTAGCAGCAAAACAAAGCCTCCACAAACATGGTGGCTTTCTTCTTGTGGTGAAGAAGATTAACGAAAACCGTTTCCTCTTGCATAAGATCCACCACCGTAACGTCCTCTTGATGCATCACCTCGACCTCTCCCGCCGCCTCTTCCTCCTGCTCAAATAACCGCCGATATATAAATATGTTCATTCATAGGGCTAATACTATAAATAAATACCAGTAGACTTACTTTTTTTTGTTTACAAAAGCCCCTCAAACTAATCTTGATATTGGTTACATAAAAACCCACTATAATTACTTATTTTTTTACGAGAAAGTCCCTTAGCTTGTAACAAGTACATGGGAAAGTCTCGCTAAATGTAGCATACTAAAATCCTAAACTTGTCTAAAATGCGGATGCTTTTGAATGACCCTTTCTCAAATTTTGTTaatttaaatgttaaaagatttAGCGACTTTAATAAACAAAAACTAGTTTAATGACTTCTTTGGGTTTTTATACAATTTTAGTGACTTTAATATATCAAACTGAATTCCGTGACTTGCACGAAGAATAAAAAAGTACATTGGTTTTTCATCCACATAATATTATTGTTTCTTTTAGTATTGAAAAACCGATTCTGTTTTAAACATTGTTGTTCAAAATTCAACTTTCAGATTTTGTTATCGCTAAAATGACTGCCAACACCCTGTTTTATTTCAAGGATATAATGTTATATACTGTTGAAATAATCATATTAAGATCCTCTTACGCATAGAGGTTTtgtataaaattaattaattagtgAGATCAATGTAAAACTAGACAACGAGAGGCACATACTTCCACCACGAGTACTACCGCTGTTGTTTGCTCTCCTCTCTTCAATGTAGATTTGTCTTCCTGCTAATTGAATTGGAGATGCCtacaaaacaaaaacaacatgAAGATCAATAATCTGTACCACATTTTTAACAGGCCTCACACAATGATTCTAAAAAGCAAAGCACGACAAATGATACTATTTATAGATATACTAAATAACCTGTTCTTAATAACGAATGTCACATGTGATTACATTACAAAACTATAATATCTCAATAAAAATTTAGTCTTATAACTGACTTTAGAGTTTAAATACACTTTGGGTGACTTTTGACTTGCACAAATGAAACCAAAGTTCACTGGTCTGACCAATCACAAAAACTCGATAACATCATATTTAAGTCATATATagtttaaaaaatacaaaaaaaaacttACAAACATTGTCAAAATCTAAAACAAACGATCCATGCATGCATAAACATTAATATAATCCAATACAAGTGATACATAAACCAAGTTTAAATAccataaaacacacaaaaaaaaaaaaaccattgaaGTCACAAAATCTTGGTTTGAAAAATGGTAATTTGTATATGTgctaaatgaaaaaaaaaatgtaagaATATTgttgaaagcaaaagaaaataaCATGGAAAAAGCATATAAAACATCGAGTTGAGAAATTAAGCACAGACCTCGATTGCTCTCTGGACACCCTCGAAGTCCTCAAACTCAACAAAGGCAAAGCAAACACCAACATCCTGTAAACTAAGTGAATTAGAAGTTCCATTCTACACTAAAAGTAATAATAACGACAACAGCTAAAAGACAAAACAAGTAACCACCCACCTTCCGATTCTTCATGAATACACCATCCTGCTTAATTTTGCCAAAATTCTTGAACTCTTCAAATATTTCCTGGCTAGTAACAGTAGTTGGCAAGTTCCTCACATAAACAGACTTCGAATCGCCTAAAAATACACACATTATATTACATATTTTGTTCACAGATGCAACACAAAAGAAATACTTTCTTTACCTTCTTCACTAGTGAAAGATTCCTGTGCCAATTGAGTAGTGGAGTCTGATGCCGATGAAACAGGTGGCGGTTGAGTAACGGGTTCAGGAGTCGAATGCCATTCGGGGGCAGGTGTCACACTCTTAGCAGTCGGTGGCTGAAGAGAAACTGATGGCGATGATTTCCCTTTGGATCGCAACTTTTAAAATTCAACATCCATGAGAGAATAAGAATATATTAGTAAACGACATGTCTTGTACTAAAACGCAAGTTACATATGTGAATAGTAAAGAAATGCGTACAATAGAAGCATATGTGAACTTGACAGGCTCTGCAACCACAGCAGAAACTGGTTCTTGAACGTATTCTACAGTGTTCTCTTGAACATATTCATCCACTGTGTTTTGATAATGAATACGTTCTTCTTGTTGTACGTAGTCCACAGTATTGTTTTGAACGTTATCTTCTAGCGGTGGTTGTTCATCATAGGATTCACTTTCataatcttcttcttcttcttcttcttcttcttgtagATGTGTTTCTTGAGAAGGATTGTAGTAGCCATCTTCAttgttttgttctaaatttaatgaagtgagattttcccttgctTCAACCTCATAAGCATCTTCACTAACTGCCAAATAAatgaaaatacaaatacaaataagCTCATCTAAGGTAAAAATAAGAAAGATAGAAATGGTAAGTACCAGGTAACTCAGAAGTAATTTGTTGAGAATCAACTTTGGCCTCGGGTGGTGGACGCTGATGTGTAACTTCCTCACTTTCAAAGTGGAAGATGTCGTTCATCACAAAGTAACCTTTTTCTTGTGGAGCAAGGAAAAATGTCTGAACAAACTTCTTCCAGCCGGTAAAAAGTTTGGATTTTACGGAACCAGAAACCACAACAATAATGCCTTGGCTCCATGATTCAAGAGAATTTATTGTCTTGATCTCGATCCCGCTAAAATGTAGTGACTGGACAAGTGAATGGATTTGCTACAAAAAGGCACAACATTCCATATAATAAGTATTATGAACATAGTTGTTCATAGAAAATAGCGGACGATAGCAACAAgctacctatacgctacgtagcgatAGCAATGCGCTATTTTATGTTTAGCGCTATGCAGTTATAGCGGTCCAAAATCAATTAGCGATCAAGGTCCGATATATCATATATATGTTATAGCGGTGGTATAGCGGTGTTATAGTGGTAATTTTTATATCAtgcatattttatgtatatttttatatcATGCATATTTTATGTATTTACATATATATAGATGCCAGCTAACGTACAATACGgtttaacgtacatcacgtacgacagataattacgcacgttcatttgaaaatcacgcacgttataaactaaaaaacccaaatcacgcatgttggaaaacattaatcacgcacgttgtcgtacgcATGGTTTAAAAAAACGTTCGAGGCGTACGTATTGAGGcgcgcctcgaggcgaaacggGAAGAAATCGTTTTTGAGGCGGAGCCTTGCTGGCTATTTTTATACGTACGCCTCATTGGTCCGAGGCGGGCCGTATCTATTAGAGGCGGTCGTTTATGAAGAGGCGTACGTGTTTGATGGTAACcggagaattagggttttgtcCATTGGAGAAGACGGCTGTAACAACAAATGATGCTTACCAGGTGCGGCACTGAAGAAGAACCACGGCAGATGGACATGTAGCGTGGACGATCTAGAAGAAACAAAGCATATGGAATGACGGCTGTATCAACTATTAGGGTTTCTGATGGAGGGTGGAGAGGTTTTTAGATGACGACTAGGtctaaagaagaagatgaagtgagTTTTTATAAAGTTGGGCTCTTTCTTTAAACTTGGGCTCTTTTTAAACTTGGGCTCATTCCTATAACTAAGGAAATTTTCACTTGGCCCAATGAATTCTAGAAGTATTTATTAGAACTTGGaagtattattttatttttttaagatatataatttttatatttattttttaattgcgactcgggcttacgcctcgtgagacgaagggaaaacgcctcgaaactcgattccgtttttttaaaccttggtcgt contains the following coding sequences:
- the LOC110877895 gene encoding nuclear transport factor 2, with amino-acid sequence MANSYSSSSSVTASQVGSYFVQQYYQVLQQQPEFAHQFYADSSTMVRVDGESTETASAIFQIHSLVQSLHFSGIEIKTINSLESWSQGIIVVVSGSVKSKLFTGWKKFVQTFFLAPQEKGYFVMNDIFHFESEEVTHQRPPPEAKVDSQQITSELPVSEDAYEVEARENLTSLNLEQNNEDGYYNPSQETHLQEEEEEEEEDYESESYDEQPPLEDNVQNNTVDYVQQEERIHYQNTVDEYVQENTVEYVQEPVSAVVAEPVKFTYASILRSKGKSSPSVSLQPPTAKSVTPAPEWHSTPEPVTQPPPVSSASDSTTQLAQESFTSEEGDSKSVYVRNLPTTVTSQEIFEEFKNFGKIKQDGVFMKNRKDVGVCFAFVEFEDFEGVQRAIEASPIQLAGRQIYIEERRANNSGSTRGGRGRGGGRGRGDASRGRYGGGSYARGNGFR